The genomic window GCTAGAGCCTTGCTCGTGGTTTCTTCTTCTGTCTCATCAAAGTAATCTTTTGATATCAAAAGAGAATAGATTGGCTAGAGCCTACAAAAGAGAAATTTGAAGACAGTTAGATATCAAACAAATATAGCCGATTTAAGATTTGGTATTTTGGGACTTATTGGAATAgtaggagcagctggttgtatTTCTTCTTCAACATGATGACTCCCCATAGCCGATGGAGTTTGGTCACTAGATGATTGTTGtacaggaggaagaggaggctgtaaaaaaaacaagtgttaGACAAAATCGGCTGAGATAGACCAATAAGAGAATTAAAATATCTTAccggtggagctggtttagGAATTGTTGCTGCTGGTTTCTTTTTCacagcagttttcttcttctgcaactatGAAGTCTGTAAATAATTGGCCGAAAAGTGAAGTGATTACAAGAAGGGTCAAAGAGAGCTACTTACTCTTGAAAAACGAGTTGGGGCAGAAGCAGCTGGAGGGATCTGTTTAGGCGAAGCCGATGGAGCTCTCTCGGTATCGCTTATTTTATCTGCGGCTTGATCAACACCCTCgccaatttcttcttcatccagagcttgttcaatggatggatctagggtaGGCAGGTCATCGGTTGGTTTAGGCTTCTTTGATTTGGCCTTCTTCTTTGGAGCAGGAGGCGATGTGTCcacagccgatgatctggttcTTCTCTTCTTGCCTGCATCGGCTAGTTCTCTGATTAGGCCTTGGAGAAGAGTCGAAGTCTTGGGAGCACGATAGCCGATGACAGGACGagatggtccacctccattGGGAATCAGACCTGGAGCATATTCAATGTCTCTGCCACTGTTGCTTTGACGTGGAGGGGAAGAGTTGATTGTCTGCAGAACAGAAACAGAAGATTAATCAAGTAATGAATCGGCTAAACAATTGTTCAGGTTAATAATGACAAGGTTTACCTGAGGTATGACAtcagggaatagatctgtcatatacatcgaGGCCGATTGATGGAATAGATGCAGCTTCCGTTCAACCCACCATCTATCAAAATTTCTGCTCTTGAATCCTGCCAACTCAATATTTTCAATACTGCCTAGaggaggtccttggaggttaagcagccgatccatcatcaaagttgatgagatttctcctcggcactggatcttatcggcaaagaataaaccgattgggagttggtccattccaagttgtctagctgaactcattgggtgatagaattcataagagacttggatgtttcttccttggtGAATGCCGATAGGTaagatgcatgggctgattgcagctgagAAGACTTCCCTGGTCTTTTGGTATCTTTCATGATTAATATCCTCAAACCTAAAGTCTGACGGGAGATCAAGGTCTGCTGAGTCCTTATAGGGAAACCAGACTCGGGCATCTTTCTGAAAACCCTCATAAAAACTGCAAAACCAATCCTTGAGCAGttcagccgatagttttgctCCGGCATCGGTtagtgtggatgcatattctccataagACATGCACCTACGatgggtgcgttcttctccatcatcttctaCAACCGGCTCCAGCattgggaattcagcttctgtcactgatggccgattgacaactttcatgaccATTAAATTGAGCCAAGATTgtagcagccaccatggtccacctgctccaaccacCGAGCCGACGACTATTTTGGCTGATGCATTGTTCAGCATTTGGTAtaagtagccgaggaggattttgcctagGGGAAGTTTTCTTTTTGATTCAAGAGCTTCAGCTACAAACtaccagttggttgtagggccacagctAGATCCACAGAAAAGAAACTTTTCCAGCCACATGAGTAAAAAGGCCACATGTTCTCGACGAGTAACGgatccttggcccatatatgctgccacataaccagaccaaccacctatgcttttggtcctgAAATCGtattggttcttggtgttcaagTTCATGGGATTAGCCGATGAAGATACATCTAGACCAGTAATCATGGTAATATCTATCAGAGTTGGTGTCATCGGCCCGGTTGAACATAAAGGCGTTGATAGTATCGGACCAGAAgtaggtggcggcagccattAAGGGTTCATCTTTGGCTGAATTTGCTATGGTGAGGGCAAGTGCTTGGCcaattccaatttcatcccaatgTGTTTGcttactagccgatacacgcttgtACCATGTGGTCCACCTCTTCTCAGGGGTGGTTTTctcgagagatggccaagacttaaaagtgttcttccagtgacctagattaGGGTTGGCTAATCTAAAGGGGATTCTGTTGGTTTCGCCGATGATGAAATCAGTGGTGTCTTGGTTGCCGATCGGGCCGAGAAAATAATGTCCCTCATGCGATAGACTTGGAATCGCAATCAGATTGGATAGGTGCTACAAATGCGAACAAggatagaaaagaagaaaacaagatgaggaAGAGGGAAATCAATCTCATGCGAAGAAaaggggatctagccgatgagaacttacctcagcgtactcggcCGACGGTGCGGTAGATGGGCTGGCGGAGGACGACATCACCACGGGCGGAGATCTGGCCAGAGTTGGAATTGCCTGGGGTCGCCTTGAGCGTCGGAGAAATCGCCGGAGAGAAAGTGGACAAGGTTGGCTTtggcggtgaaaacggaagtaacgGGGTGAAGATTTTTCAGGGCggcggttagtatttaaagcactgaggataacggtcggaaaacggcaGAGTGCGAAACGCTCGGAGTCGATATACGGCAAATCCGAAACAATACCAAATATTctggacttggggggcatgtgttaacgaccaaatttggtattaTCAGtatcgaagatgaagattagatcgaagtggAATCAAAGACGAAGATTGATTcgggaacagagtaagaatcggctggagtccaaatcggctacgattGGGATTGGCTAAGTCCGAATCAGACTGGGTTAgatgatgcagccgattccgacaatacgacttggtgtacgacatcgggttgagttgatatgcttcaagatgattgccacgcatggatagagtcctgagaaggcaattgtatctattaattaggatattttatgtaattttcttagagatacgtttaggcaaaagtctgccgtaaagacatatggtatcttagagtttgttagagataagagtcgtgtccgatatggacatagtttgtaattttcgggtataaatagaccccgaactacatgtaatcaattaacatacacgttcaatacaatttcggcgcatcgccaccctttttgctttagttttatttccaCGAGTTCTTCCTTTCGGATTGAGCTGCATctgtttcgatcttcaacaaaagTTAAAACTtgtatgacggcttgcgttctcgggattagtgcttccatctttatgatactgtaatcttgtttatgtaattcgtcgagttatcgtatatcttacataatctctggcaatatcgctatttaatctacaatcggctaacatctgtcagtagagggcagccgattaggttaaactTTGACGTTGACttaattatataagatatctaccactttatgaagcTCCtagtggcttgattgtctagatattgttcttctttttatacttaatgctgcatcagttgagtttgacctattcagtcgtgcttagaatatcaatctctagcctgcttcctGGTTGCCGATTGgagtagtatcggggtttcagccgatcttatttTATTTAACCATATTTACTCTGTATGcttcattgatatgttaaatctgccctttatgttaaaaTCTTGTTGCATTTCAGTATATTAGACTTTtggtttgatatattttacttgttttaatatcttagtatagagtggtatcgaaGTATTAGCCggtacatgctagatctatctgatcggctatactatgaacatatataattccactattaatatatatttcgatctaagtgatttatactgtctcggcatggtgaccaatctatcctaatcacttgatttaagtatatatcgatacaagtagtatatatattgtttatatctACAGCCGATAGAGTAGATTTAGTCTTTTATTATTTACTCATGTCTAccgatcgatacatatatgacatcgcctcaaagataaatgatatgtcatcggcacttagccgatcggctatcgtttataggtttaactgcggtttcttagttttatttcttgttgattgcaggatcaaatcaactggcacgctagcatacccgaaggtgagttttggacctgcactagagttaagcagatttCCCAGGCCTCGTGCTTTTCATCAACAAGattaaaaccaaatcaagaaatacctcaagataaattttaaatgaaaatcacaaaagcttTTAAATATTAAAGAAGGATTTTATTCAAGTTAGTCTTAGGAGGTCTCTCTAATTATAATGTCCAAGGTTTAAAaaggttattaagaacataagtACCGGCATGATGCATAATTAGAAAATTGTTAATTTTGAGGATACACTGAGAGTCGAAGCTAAAAGATAGAAGACAGTTGATCAGGCTGACAAACATGTTGCACTACGATATTTAGTTTAGTGGTGAATGCGAACAAATGTGGCATTAACCAGGGAAGGAGCCAAGATTTTAGATCGATGCTGTCATTCGTCAACTATAATAGATCACGATTCAAGTGAAACAATACTACATATGAAAAATACAAGAAATTCCTCACAATAGTAGTGGTTTCTTATGTTTCACCTAATCACTCAAGAAAACTTATGATGCATGAACTTTATTTAGCCGTTGTGCATGGTCTAGTTGAATTAGACGTTGTGCATGGTCAAATAACTATAAATTATAGTTTGCTAGTAGTTAATTTGCTGCTGTTGTCTAGTTGTCCATGTTCACATAAGCTAACTTGTCTAACGAAAGTGCGAAATTATTCACACGCTGGTGTCACAAAGCAAGATTTACTGGTGTCACTCATTGGAAAATTAGAAGGGTACCACACAGTGTATGCTAGTCCCTGGCATTAACTACTCTCCGAACATTCGACCTTCCCATTTCCCctttctattttatattatatgttGTTTTGGTCTCTCCGTCTCTCATGAAGATTCATTACCATTCAtatatttggacacatatataaagcaAATATGTAGATTCATTCATGAATGTACTCAAAACCCAAAATGGTTTACAATGTGAAACAGATAAAATATCATTAAAGAGAAATAGAGTATTAATTTCCTCTACTAGTTGACAAATTGCTATATGGTTTCAAATATCTCCAGAACTTTCATATTATCTTATTCCACGAAAACGATCTAACTGTTATCATGATCTAACTTTAATAGGAGATTTACCCATGGGACTATTCTAAGTTAAGATTGAGTACTCCGAATCCATCATTTCGTTTTGGTTGACAGACATTGTCCTAAGCAATTATTGATGGCCCATGCTTGTCAACATCGGAACCTGATCTCGACAAGCATCTATTTGTATATTATCCTACTGGCAGCATGAAAGTACACGTACGTGTAGAAGGTTGGTAATAGGATGATAGTGTTGGATagatctccctccccttgagccCAACGGCTCAAGGGGGCCTGGACCCGCGCCCAGATCGGGGGTGCccagcccaatggctggtgggcccccgTCACATTGTGCCATATAAAGAGCGGTGGAGGACGGGACGGCACAAGACACaaggttcgtcgccgccgccactccaccccaTAAACCCTAAACCGATCTCGAGGGGGCGCAGCCAGTGACGGGAagtccaccgccgcgccacgcctcgtcgtcgacACCATCGCTGCCACAATTGCGTCACTGCCTGCGACAGCCGCTGCATCACCGCCATCGGCACCAAGcacaccgtcgtcgccgtccacgTCGAGCCgcaacgacaacgacgatgtcCGGCGCTCCTTCCTCCACAAACACCTCAACCGGTCGGTATCTAAACCCTCTCACTTTCATCTACAATATCGTTCATCAACCCAATAGAGACAACCCGACTAGATCTAAACCTAGGTGATCCAATAGACAACCCTaacaatggtatcagagcaatcCTAGCGTTTAGATCGGTTCGGGGAAAGAAACccacaaagaaaaagaaagaatagcAATGATCCGCTCGGATCAAAAGATCGAAACCCCAACCCTAATCTTACCTCGTCGCCGACCATCGTTGACGCCGGCAACGCAGGGGGGGAGGGGCAAAGAGGCACCGCCAAGGAGCTCCTCGACGGCCGCGCGCACACCCGCGGGTGCACGCGCGCGCCGGCAAGGAGGtccgcggtggcgccgccatctccgtcgTCTCCTACTCGATCTCACTCGATGGGGCTAgtggcgcgggggggggggggggggagaaaagAATAgagggcgtggcggcgcgaaggcgTCGACcatggcgtggcggcgcgaaggcCGCCGGCATCGGCGAAGCCGCTCCGCACGGCGCACGCCCGCAAGAGAAAGAAGGAGGGGGCGCCGCGGCACAaccgctcgacggcggcgcactCACCCTCGAGTGAGTGCGCGCACCGGCGAAAGGGAGTGCGACGGCGCCGCTGtgtcgccgtgccgccgccggcgctgtgctagggttttggcgacggcgacgccgctcCGTACACCCgcaagagaaagaagagaagagtggctagggttcggccggcgGCTGGGGGGCTCGGGTTTTGCTCTCCCGATCTCCATGGTCGGCCGTCCGATCGAAGCCCTAGCAATCGGACGGCCGGCGGCAGTCGGGCCGAAAGTGGCCCAAGaagggagcgcgcggcggcggctttccCGGCCCAAGCCCAGGTTGCGGcctggggaggggagggggcgcccgcccgcgcgcaaGGCGGCCGTGGGCCGACCGGCCAGGCCGGCCAAAAGTTCATTTTTGGTCCCTCGGGGcccaaaggaaaaggaaaagagtcTATTTTAAGTCCCCGTTTCAGAAACATTTACAATTATAGTTTAAATGTGTTTATTTCTAAGCAATTTGTACCAACGTGAAAATTGTTTAGAGAAtagataaatgtgagaaatgcttctgaacatgtattttgtatattttcatGCAAATTACCATAGAATTTGAATTGTTTTTCATGTTTTACCTCTGTTTAAATTTGAACCAAAGGGAGAATTTTTACTGAGAGTAAATAACAGAGTCATATGAATTGTATATAGATCTTCCGCTGcaaatagatgaaattgatgaaaattagtgtttctaaaattaaatttcgaaCCAACGGGAGATTTTAATTTTAGGaacattaattatgtgctatgaTGTTGTAATTTTCGGACCACCGTTGATAATTGCAATGTTATAGTTATGGCTCTATGTGTTATGTCTAttttctgcccaacggtgatgtaGACTTAATAcgtaatatttttaatgttaattttgttctcaCAATACATGATTATCTCAGGTGGCTACTCCTTGATGGGTTACATTAAAGATATTCCAACCCTGAAAGGAGATAACTACGAAGAATGGAAAAGAGAACTCGACCTTGCTTTTACCTTGGGAGAGGTTGACTGGGTGTTGACTATCCCATGTCCTATAGAACCTGCTGAAATTTTCAGAGGTGAAAAAGAGTCAGATGTTGAAtggcaaaagagagagagggacaaTGCTTCCCTCATCATGTCGTATGACATTGAGCATGCGAAATGGTCCTTAGCCAACAAGAACTGTTTGGCTACGGTAAAGAACACGATTGAGTCAACCATATTGGGCTCAATCCCAGAGTATGACACCGTCTCTAAGTACCTCGAAAGTATAAAGAGCCAGTTTACTGGTTCTTCAAAGTTTTATGCGACACAACTGATAAAGCAGCTTGTGACAGAGAGGTACTATGGACGTGGTGTAAAAGACCACATTCTTAGGATGAGCAACATGACTTCCAAGTTGAAGCAAAAAGATTTGGGCATCTCAGATGACTTTCTAGTCCATCTGGTTTTGTCCTCATTGCCAAAGAACTTTAACAACTTTGTTGTCAACTACAAAATAAGTCCAGAGAAATGGAATATTGAAGAGCTCATCTCTAATTGTGTGCAAGAGGAGGAAAGAATCAAAGAGACCAATAGTGGCTTCATTAACCTTGTTAAAGATAACAAGGAAAAGAGCCACAGGTCACCCTCCTCAAAGGCAAAACAGCCTCAGCATCTGCCTCAGCAACAACAGTTCACAGTTGAGACAGGATCAATGTCTCCACTGTAAGAAGACAAgacattccaaaaaaaaaatgatcgtCCTGACTTCTTGACAGTGATCATTGCAAAGAAAGGTGAGAAcattattacatttgtaaatgaatCTCATTATGGTTAGTTATTCTAGATCCACATGGTGGATTGATTCTAGAGCAACTATTCATATATGCAATTGTTTAAAGAGATTCCGTTCAATGAGGACTACGCAAAGAAGCGAAAGATCCATCAGAGTTGCCAATGGAGTTGAAGCAAAAGTTGAAGCTGTTGGAGATATTTGCCTAGAGCTCGTGAATGGCTTCATACTTTTACTTCGAGATGTTTTTATGTCCCTTCTTTGCAAAGAAATAAGTGTATCCAAATTGGATTTTGATAGATATGATTGCCATTTTGGAAATGGCAAATGTGAACTATGGTATAATAATGCATGTATTGGTCTTGTTGTGTTGCAAGATCAGCTTTATTTGTTATCTCTTTCTGAGAATGTGAATGTTGTGTCCTCgttgataaaagaaaagaaagcgaaCTCCTGATGTCTCGTCAAAATTATGGCACTGTCGTTTAGGCCATATTTCGAGGGGGAGAATTGAGACACTAGTTAAGAATGTAAAATGTAATTCTTCCTCCATTGGAGTTCTCAGTTTTAGAACAATGCATACAATGCATAGAATGCATCGGTGCCCAAAACACCGTATGAGCTATGGATCCTTTGTGTGTGGGGGAGTCCTGCAAAGGATAAAGTATTTAACCCAAAATTGTAAGCTGCCATTTTATTGGCTATTCTGAAAGATCAAAGGGTCATCGTTTCTAATGTCCAAACagttatacaaagtttgtagaaaCGAGACACACCGTCTTCTTGGAAGACGAAATGATTAGGGGGAGCTTGGTAGTTCGAGAAATTGATCTTGAGGAGAGGCGGGTGTCTGTACCTGCTCCGTCGACTCAGGAacctttcttctctctacctGCTGATGTTGTGCCAGCAATGCATGCCGTTGCGGTACCAACACCTGTTGTTATCTCTCCTGTGGCAACAATGAATAAAAGTGAGGAACCTGTTTTACAGGATTCAACAGAAATTATTGCCACACCAGAGGAGGAGCTGCAACAGCCTCAAACAGATAATGTGCCAAATGTGGAGGCCCCTAGAAGGTATGAAAGAGTCAAAAGATCGGCTATCCGTGATGACTATCATGTTTATAATATAGAAGAGTCGCATATGGAGGATGATCCCACCTCATATGAAGAGGCCATGAGAAGCGCTCGCTCATCTGAATGGTTGGAAGCCATGAAAGATGGAATGAAATCAATGAAATTAAATGATGTCTGGTATTTAGAAGAAATTCCTAAAGGAGCCAAACCAGTAGGATGTAAATGGGtctacaaaaccaaatatgactccagagggaatatagaaaagtttaaagcGCGACTTGTGGCAAAAGGCTTCATGCAAAGAGAAGGCATTGATTACAATTAGACATTTTCTCCAGTCTCTTGTAAAGATTCCTTCAGAATTATAATGTCACTAGTGGCACATTATGATTTGGAATTACATCAGTTGGATGTAAAAACGGCACTTCTAAATGGAGATTTGGGGGAAAAGTATACATGGCACAACCGAAAGGTTTCGTCATGAAAAGAAACGAAAATACGGGATGCCGTCTAAAGAGAGCCATTTATGGATTAGAACAAGCTTCGAGACAGTAGTACTTGAAGTTTGATGGGACAATAAAGAAATTTTGGGTTTTCAAGAGAATATATAGAAAAGGTGTTGAAGAAATTCGACGTATACAGATGTAGTGCTACACCTGCTCCTATAGTCAAAGGCGAAAAGTATGGGGCATCGCAATGTCCCAGAAATCAGTATGAGCTcaatgaaatgaaaacaaagcCATATGCGTTAGCTGTAGGAAGCCTACAGTACGCGCAAGTGTGCACACAACCTGACTTGGCATTTGTTACCGGGTTACTTGGTAGATTTCAAAGTAATCCAGGCCTAGAGCACTGGAAATTGGTATAGAAAGTCTTGCATTATCTGCAAGGAACAAAAGGCCTCATGCAGTCTTACAGAAAGTCAGAATCACTCCAGATAGTGGGGTATTCAGATTCTGactttgcaaaagataatacaaAGTCAACATCGGGATATGTGTTCACCCTAACAGTAGGAGCTATTTGATGGAAAAGCTCAAAACAGATCATGACTGCAGGGTCTACTATGTATGCCAagtttatagcatgctatgaGGCAACGGGGCAGGTGAACTGGCTAAAGAAATTCATACCCGGTTTTAAAGGTGGTTGACAGTATTGAGAAACCACTAAAGTTATACTGCAACAACGAATCCGTAGTAATGTACTCTCACAACAATCAGTCAAGTGGTGCTGCCAAACACATTGACATAAAGTACTATGTTGTGAAAGACAAAGTCCGGGATCAAACAATTAGTCTCGAGCACATTAGAACAGAAAGGATGCTCGCGGATCCGCTCATGAAAGGCCTACCTcccaacatgttcaaggaacatG from Oryza glaberrima chromosome 6, OglaRS2, whole genome shotgun sequence includes these protein-coding regions:
- the LOC127776963 gene encoding uncharacterized protein LOC127776963, which encodes MGYIKDIPTLKGDNYEEWKRELDLAFTLGEVDWVLTIPCPIEPAEIFRGEKESDVEWQKRERDNASLIMSYDIEHAKWSLANKNCLATVKNTIESTILGSIPEYDTVSKYLESIKSQFTGSSKFYATQLIKQLVTERYYGRGVKDHILRMSNMTSKLKQKDLGISDDFLVHLVLSSLPKNFNNFVVNYKISPEKWNIEELISNCVQEEERIKETNSGFINLVKDNKEKSHRSPSSKAKQPQHLPQQQQFTVETGSMSPL